One Echeneis naucrates chromosome 1, fEcheNa1.1, whole genome shotgun sequence DNA segment encodes these proteins:
- the dpcd gene encoding protein DPCD isoform X2, translating into MAVQSWRDSLKSSKKTALIHDGKRKIHYLFADGKEMAEEYDLKTDELIARRWRHKSTLGAQGQWQVEVGEPLPTPVASFECDAIQENCSNPVFMRKDTKSSFQWRIRNLPYSKDVFSVCVEPSERCIIIKTSNKKYYKKFNIPDLDRSRLPFDCSALSFTHANNTLIYKKPEEILTLEQELLKVIKKVKDTAGPDGDCKTQ; encoded by the exons ATGGCTGTGCAGAGCTGGAGAGATAGTTTAAAATCCTCAAAGAAAACAGCTTTGATACACGACG GAAAAAGGAAGATTCACTACCTCTTCGCAGATGGAAAAGAAATGGCAGAAGAATATGACTTGAAAACAGATGAGCTCATTG CACGACGGTGGCGTCATAAAAGCACCCTTGGGGCTCAGGGCCAGTGGCAGGTAGAGGTTGGGGAACCGCTCCCAACCCCTGTCGCATCTTTTGAGTGCGATGCGATCCAGGAGAACTGCTCTAAT CCTGTGTTCATGCGtaaagacacaaagagcagcTTTCAGTGGAGAATCCGAAACCTTCCCTATTCTAAAGAtgtcttcagtgtttgtgtggaaCCATCCGAGAGATGCATCATTATaaaaacctcaaacaaaaa GTATTACAAGAAGTTTAATATTCCTGATCTCGATCGCAGTAGGCTTCCTTTCGACTGCTCTGCCCTCAGTTTCACTCACGCCAACAACACTTTGATT TACAAAAAACCAGAAGAGATCTTAACCCTTGAGCAAGAGCTACTGAAGGTAATAAAGAAAGTGAAGGACACTGCGGGACCAGACGGCGACTGCAAAACTCAGTGA
- the fgf8b gene encoding fibroblast growth factor 8b: MKQYLNYYKMRLRTSRLGCLLLQFTALCFYAQNSVQSPPNFKHHVTEQSRLSDRMSRRLTRTYQLYSRTSGKHVQVLANKRVNANGDDGAVHAKLEVETDSFGSRVRIRGVKTGYYICMNKRGKLIGKRKGRGKDCIFTEIVLENNYTALQNAKYEGWYMAFTRKGRPRKASKTKQHQREAHFMKRLPRGHLLSERRPFDVLPLPVPVHPFSRRTKHSHHQRSGGR, translated from the exons ATGAAGCAATATTTGAACTATTACAAGATGAGACTGAGAACATCGAGGTTAGGTTGTCT GTTACTTCAATTCACGGCGCTTTGCTTTTACGCACAG AACTCCGTGCAGTCTCCTCCTAATTTCAAGCACCATGTCACCGAGCAGAGCCGGCTGTCGGACCGGATGAGCCGCCGGCTGACCCGGACCTATCAGCTGTACAGCCGCACCAGCGGGAAGCACGTCCAGGTCCTGGCCAACAAGAGGGTCAACGCCAACGGAGACGACGGAGCCGTCCACG CTAAACTGGAGGTGGAGACGGACTCTTTTGGAAGTCGTGTTCGCATTAGAGGGGTGAAGACAGGATACTACATATGCATGAACAAGAGGGGGAAGCTGATCGGCAAG cGGAAAGGACGAGGGAAAGACTGCATCTTCACTGAGATTGTTCTGGAAAACAACTACACGGCACTCCAGAACGCTAAGTACGAGGGCTGGTATATGGCTTTCACACGTAAGGGCCGTCCGAGGAAGGCCTCCAAGACCAAGCAGCATCAGAGGGAGGCCCACTTCATGAAGCGTCTACCCAGGGGGCATTTGCTAAGCGAGAGGAGGCCGTTTGAtgttcttcctctccctgtccccGTGCACCCTTTCAGCAGGCGGACTAAACATTCCCATCACCAGCGCTCAGGGGGCCGCTGA
- the dpcd gene encoding protein DPCD isoform X1, which yields MAVQSWRDSLKSSKKTALIHDGKRKIHYLFADGKEMAEEYDLKTDELIARRWRHKSTLGAQGQWQVEVGEPLPTPVASFECDAIQENCSNPVFMRKDTKSSFQWRIRNLPYSKDVFSVCVEPSERCIIIKTSNKKYYKKFNIPDLDRSRLPFDCSALSFTHANNTLIVSYKKPEEILTLEQELLKVIKKVKDTAGPDGDCKTQ from the exons ATGGCTGTGCAGAGCTGGAGAGATAGTTTAAAATCCTCAAAGAAAACAGCTTTGATACACGACG GAAAAAGGAAGATTCACTACCTCTTCGCAGATGGAAAAGAAATGGCAGAAGAATATGACTTGAAAACAGATGAGCTCATTG CACGACGGTGGCGTCATAAAAGCACCCTTGGGGCTCAGGGCCAGTGGCAGGTAGAGGTTGGGGAACCGCTCCCAACCCCTGTCGCATCTTTTGAGTGCGATGCGATCCAGGAGAACTGCTCTAAT CCTGTGTTCATGCGtaaagacacaaagagcagcTTTCAGTGGAGAATCCGAAACCTTCCCTATTCTAAAGAtgtcttcagtgtttgtgtggaaCCATCCGAGAGATGCATCATTATaaaaacctcaaacaaaaa GTATTACAAGAAGTTTAATATTCCTGATCTCGATCGCAGTAGGCTTCCTTTCGACTGCTCTGCCCTCAGTTTCACTCACGCCAACAACACTTTGATTGTCAGT TACAAAAAACCAGAAGAGATCTTAACCCTTGAGCAAGAGCTACTGAAGGTAATAAAGAAAGTGAAGGACACTGCGGGACCAGACGGCGACTGCAAAACTCAGTGA